From the Ruminiclostridium josui JCM 17888 genome, one window contains:
- a CDS encoding energy-coupling factor ABC transporter substrate-binding protein has product MQTEATRQTKKNNLSVNLLLILIIIALAIIPLFIAKDAEFGGADGQAEEAIAEINADYEPWFSPIFEPKSGEIESLLFALQAAIGAGIIGYGLGYLKGRRKKEDEKSA; this is encoded by the coding sequence ATGCAAACTGAAGCGACAAGGCAAACAAAAAAAAATAATCTTTCTGTTAACCTGCTGTTGATTCTTATTATTATAGCTTTAGCAATTATTCCGTTGTTTATTGCTAAAGATGCTGAGTTTGGTGGAGCAGATGGGCAAGCGGAGGAGGCAATAGCAGAAATAAATGCAGATTATGAACCTTGGTTCTCACCCATTTTTGAACCGAAAAGCGGAGAGATTGAGAGCTTGCTTTTTGCATTGCAAGCTGCTATCGGCGCCGGCATAATCGGGTATGGATTAGGTTATTTGAAAGGCCGCAGAAAGAAAGAAGATGAGAAGAGCGCATGA
- a CDS encoding energy-coupling factor ABC transporter permease, with translation MSKKLQLALGLGLMVILMPTMASAMHIMEGFLPPVWAISWGVLCVPFIVIGLFSINKTVRENPRLKIYLAMAGAFAFVLSALKIPSVTGSCSHPTGLGLGTILFGPTAMSVLGLIVLLFQAILLAHGGLTTLGANTFSMAVVGPIVAFATYKLVKKAKGPQWLAVFLAAALGDLLTYMVTSVQLALAFPAEVGGFAASLAKFMGIFAVTQIPLAISEGILTVLIFNAIAAYGKDELKSLNLLQKGA, from the coding sequence ATGTCCAAAAAATTACAATTGGCTTTGGGTCTTGGACTTATGGTAATACTGATGCCAACAATGGCTTCAGCTATGCATATCATGGAAGGATTCTTACCTCCGGTCTGGGCAATCTCATGGGGAGTATTGTGCGTACCATTTATAGTTATAGGACTATTTTCAATAAATAAAACTGTACGAGAAAATCCGCGATTAAAAATATATCTTGCAATGGCAGGTGCATTTGCATTTGTACTTTCCGCACTCAAAATACCTTCTGTTACAGGAAGCTGTTCACATCCAACAGGATTGGGATTGGGAACTATCCTTTTTGGCCCAACAGCTATGTCAGTACTGGGTCTGATAGTGCTTTTGTTTCAGGCTATACTTTTAGCTCATGGCGGACTAACAACGCTTGGCGCAAATACCTTTTCAATGGCAGTTGTAGGACCTATTGTTGCATTTGCAACGTACAAGCTGGTAAAGAAAGCGAAAGGACCTCAATGGCTGGCAGTGTTTTTAGCGGCAGCACTGGGTGATCTGTTGACGTATATGGTGACATCAGTGCAGCTTGCGCTAGCTTTTCCAGCTGAAGTAGGTGGTTTTGCTGCATCACTGGCTAAGTTTATGGGTATTTTTGCAGTGACACAGATTCCTCTTGCAATCAGTGAAGGTATACTTACAGTATTAATATTTAATGCCATAGCTGCTTATGGCAAAGATGAATTGAAGAGCTTAAATCTATTACAAAAGGGGGCTTAA
- a CDS encoding JAB domain-containing protein produces MKQEMQHTEKFLKGLTSLTGLPYKKLQQYVKTNNPFNILEHPHIMEPNEKQLEKIGLLNEFIASYNILKVYEKDDKIILNSSTASGQYFLALLGGMKDKERFMVSFLDSGNNIIETKIMSEGSIGQAPVYPREILKYALACDCNAIILAHNHPGGSQNFSMEDKTLTQRIVDIFHPLGIKVLDHIIVADTIYTSMAEKGELPKESRSIANYGVIELGASTAKEKLNRVQHTHSR; encoded by the coding sequence ATGAAACAGGAAATGCAACACACCGAAAAATTCTTAAAAGGACTGACAAGCTTAACAGGACTCCCCTATAAAAAGCTTCAACAGTACGTGAAAACAAACAACCCTTTCAATATCCTGGAACATCCTCACATCATGGAGCCGAATGAAAAACAGCTGGAAAAAATCGGACTTCTCAATGAATTTATTGCATCTTATAATATTTTGAAAGTCTATGAGAAAGATGATAAGATTATACTCAATTCATCAACTGCATCAGGACAGTACTTTTTAGCCCTTTTAGGAGGGATGAAGGATAAAGAAAGGTTTATGGTTTCTTTTTTAGACAGCGGTAATAACATAATCGAAACCAAAATCATGTCTGAAGGGAGTATCGGACAGGCACCAGTTTATCCGCGAGAAATATTAAAATATGCTCTTGCCTGCGATTGTAACGCAATAATTTTAGCCCATAACCATCCCGGAGGCTCCCAAAATTTCTCTATGGAAGATAAAACATTGACACAGAGAATAGTTGATATTTTTCATCCGCTTGGGATTAAGGTTTTGGATCATATTATTGTTGCCGATACAATTTATACTTCTATGGCAGAGAAAGGAGAACTTCCCAAAGAGAGCAGAAGTATTGCAAATTATGGGGTGATTGAATTAGGTGCATCTACTGCAAAGGAAAAGCTGAATAGGGTTCAGCATACACACTCACGTTAG
- a CDS encoding DUF6075 family protein, which translates to MESIQFASKEHETFYYNMIKVARNNDVFRKAFFYTVGISAETRNHITALFDFEESLIKPEGLSAPWQTGSTKRLCRLAFNLWNGWTEEGKEQYSAPYYLFDCSFAPYFFEAIRLRYPEYCRSLERSVLGPAGKER; encoded by the coding sequence GTGGAGAGTATCCAATTTGCTAGTAAGGAACATGAGACTTTTTATTACAACATGATCAAAGTGGCACGCAACAACGATGTATTCCGCAAAGCGTTTTTCTATACAGTAGGGATTAGTGCAGAAACTAGAAACCATATTACCGCTCTCTTTGACTTTGAGGAGAGCCTTATAAAGCCGGAGGGACTTTCGGCTCCATGGCAGACCGGAAGTACAAAGCGTTTATGCCGGCTTGCATTTAACCTGTGGAACGGATGGACGGAGGAAGGTAAAGAACAATATTCTGCACCGTATTACTTATTTGACTGTAGTTTTGCTCCATACTTTTTCGAAGCAATCAGACTTCGGTATCCTGAGTATTGCAGGAGTTTGGAGCGTTCTGTATTGGGCCCTGCCGGGAAAGAACGATAA
- a CDS encoding VirB4-like conjugal transfer ATPase, CD1110 family, protein MIKTLQKIMKQDKEKFIVPKGVQQAIPIRTIWPDGIFRVGNKFSKTFRFEDINYAVASKEDKEAMFLCYSELLNSFDSGATTKITINNRRLNKADFESSILIPLKGDRLDEYRREYNQMLLDKATGANSIVQDKYVTVSVMKKNIEEARNYFSRIGTDLITHFSRLGSKCVELDATDRLRILHDFFRSGEETDFYFNLSESMKKGHDFKDYICPDTFEFEKDHFRMGNKYGRVIFLREFASYIKDSMVSELCDLNRNMMLSLDIIPIPTDEAVREVESRLLGVETNITNWQRRQNQSNNFSAVVPYDMEQQRKESKEFLDDLTTRDQRMMFAVLTMVHIADSKEQLDSDTETLFTTARKHLCQFSTLTFQQMDGLNTVLPYGLRKIDAIRTLTTESTAVFIPFRAQEISHHGGIYYGQNVISKNMIIANRKHLLNGNSFLLGVSGSGKSFTAKREIVNQILSSDDDIILIDPEREYSSLVKAMGGEIIHISATSPNHINAMDMNKDYGDGANPVILKSEFVLSLCEQLIGGHNLGAKQKSLIDRCTASVYRKYLQSNYNGNPPTLQDFHAELLRQEEPEAQEIGLAIELFTSGSLNTFAKPTNVDVNNRLICYDILDLGKQLLPIGMLVVLDSIFNRITQNRAKGKNIFIIIDEIYLLFQHEYSANFLFTLWKRVRKYGAFCTGITQNVDDLLQSHTARTMLANSEFIVMLNQASTDGIELAKLLNISDLQLSYITNVDAGNGLIKVGSSLVPFTDQFPRNTKLYRLMTTKPGEQA, encoded by the coding sequence ATGATTAAAACCCTACAAAAAATCATGAAACAGGATAAAGAAAAGTTTATCGTCCCCAAAGGTGTTCAGCAGGCAATTCCCATTCGAACCATATGGCCGGACGGAATTTTCCGGGTGGGCAACAAGTTTTCCAAAACCTTTCGTTTCGAGGATATCAATTATGCGGTAGCCTCCAAAGAGGATAAGGAAGCGATGTTCCTGTGCTATTCTGAGTTACTCAACTCCTTTGACAGCGGGGCGACTACCAAAATCACCATTAATAACCGACGCTTGAATAAAGCAGACTTTGAAAGCTCTATTCTAATCCCCCTAAAAGGTGACAGGCTGGACGAATATCGCAGGGAATATAACCAGATGCTTTTGGATAAAGCAACAGGTGCCAATAGCATTGTGCAGGACAAATATGTTACCGTGTCTGTAATGAAGAAGAATATTGAGGAAGCGCGGAATTACTTTTCCCGTATAGGAACAGACCTCATCACCCATTTCTCCCGCCTTGGATCAAAGTGTGTGGAACTGGATGCTACCGACCGCCTTAGAATCCTGCACGATTTTTTTCGTTCCGGTGAGGAAACGGATTTCTATTTTAACCTGTCTGAATCAATGAAAAAGGGTCATGATTTTAAGGACTATATCTGTCCCGATACTTTTGAGTTTGAGAAAGACCACTTCCGGATGGGAAACAAATACGGCCGTGTCATCTTTCTGCGTGAGTTTGCAAGCTATATAAAAGACAGCATGGTGTCCGAGCTATGTGATTTAAACCGGAATATGATGTTATCACTTGATATTATCCCTATTCCAACCGATGAGGCTGTTCGGGAGGTGGAAAGCCGTCTTCTGGGTGTGGAAACTAACATTACCAACTGGCAGAGAAGACAGAATCAAAGCAACAACTTTTCAGCAGTTGTACCCTATGATATGGAGCAGCAGCGCAAGGAAAGCAAGGAATTTCTCGACGATCTGACCACCCGTGACCAGCGGATGATGTTTGCAGTCCTGACAATGGTGCATATTGCGGACAGCAAAGAGCAACTTGACAGCGATACGGAAACCTTGTTTACTACAGCACGGAAACATCTGTGCCAATTCTCTACACTGACATTCCAGCAGATGGATGGTTTAAATACGGTATTGCCTTATGGCTTGCGAAAAATTGATGCAATCCGGACGCTGACTACCGAAAGCACGGCGGTGTTTATTCCCTTCCGGGCGCAGGAAATCTCCCACCATGGTGGCATTTATTACGGTCAGAACGTTATCAGCAAGAACATGATCATTGCCAACAGGAAACACCTGCTCAATGGGAACTCTTTTCTTTTAGGCGTTTCCGGCTCCGGTAAGAGTTTTACCGCTAAGAGGGAAATTGTTAACCAGATACTGTCCAGTGATGACGACATTATCCTGATTGATCCGGAAAGGGAGTATTCCTCCCTTGTAAAAGCAATGGGCGGTGAGATTATCCATATATCAGCAACTTCTCCCAATCACATCAATGCAATGGATATGAACAAGGACTATGGAGATGGGGCAAATCCTGTCATCCTGAAATCTGAATTTGTCCTGTCCCTGTGTGAGCAGCTTATCGGAGGCCATAACCTGGGAGCAAAGCAGAAGTCTCTGATTGACCGCTGTACTGCCAGCGTGTATAGGAAATATCTTCAAAGCAACTATAATGGAAATCCTCCAACTCTGCAGGATTTTCATGCAGAACTTTTGAGACAGGAAGAACCGGAAGCTCAGGAAATCGGACTTGCCATCGAGCTATTTACCAGCGGCAGCCTGAACACTTTTGCAAAACCAACCAATGTAGATGTAAACAACCGTCTGATCTGTTACGATATCCTTGATCTTGGTAAGCAACTCCTCCCTATTGGGATGCTGGTAGTGCTAGACAGTATTTTTAATCGCATCACGCAAAACCGTGCGAAAGGTAAAAACATCTTTATTATCATTGATGAAATATACCTACTTTTCCAGCATGAGTATAGCGCCAATTTCCTGTTTACTCTTTGGAAACGTGTTCGAAAGTACGGTGCTTTTTGTACCGGTATCACACAAAATGTTGATGATCTTCTGCAAAGCCATACCGCTCGTACCATGCTGGCTAATTCCGAATTCATAGTCATGCTTAATCAGGCAAGTACAGACGGCATAGAGCTTGCGAAGCTCCTAAACATTTCAGATCTTCAGCTTTCCTACATCACCAACGTGGATGCCGGTAACGGACTTATCAAGGTGGGTAGCTCTCTTGTTCCCTTTACCGACCAGTTTCCGAGAAACACTAAGCTCTACCGCCTGATGACCACAAAGCCTGGCGAGCAGGCGTAA
- a CDS encoding PrgI family protein gives MEVKINREIRDYTESLFFGLSMRQFIFSVLAVGVAIGIYFGLQGLLGTETVSWMCVLGAFPFAALGFIKYHGMTAEQFLWAYIKSEFLMPKKLTFYPVNVYYEALKQTIEKHEKEELRRHD, from the coding sequence TTGGAAGTAAAAATCAATCGGGAGATCCGGGATTATACTGAAAGCCTGTTTTTTGGACTGTCCATGCGGCAGTTCATTTTTTCTGTCCTGGCTGTTGGTGTGGCCATTGGCATATATTTCGGCTTACAGGGATTACTGGGCACGGAGACTGTGAGCTGGATGTGTGTTTTAGGAGCATTCCCCTTTGCAGCTCTGGGATTTATAAAATACCACGGCATGACAGCAGAGCAGTTTTTATGGGCATACATCAAATCTGAGTTTCTCATGCCCAAAAAGCTGACCTTTTACCCTGTGAATGTGTATTACGAGGCGTTGAAACAGACTATTGAGAAGCATGAAAAGGAGGAATTGAGACGTCATGATTAA
- a CDS encoding glutamyl-tRNA amidotransferase gives MITFFAVPVYAANDPLTVVNNLSDFIFGLIRAIGLILLGFGIVQIGLSLKSHDPSQRANGFLTLAGGVIITFAKEILSLITG, from the coding sequence ATGATTACTTTCTTTGCCGTTCCTGTCTATGCTGCAAATGATCCTCTAACCGTTGTTAACAATTTATCGGATTTTATATTTGGACTGATCCGTGCTATCGGATTGATCCTGCTTGGCTTTGGCATTGTGCAGATCGGTCTTTCTCTGAAATCTCACGACCCTTCCCAGAGAGCTAACGGATTTCTTACTCTTGCAGGCGGAGTAATTATTACCTTTGCGAAAGAAATCCTATCTCTCATTACAGGCTGA
- a CDS encoding VirD4-like conjugal transfer protein, CD1115 family: MRRDETARSNLILFVVFLIPVVWAALLTAPSLSGGLPEILTNLTSAMNNPFHIQWVEDTPRCILLFITAYGMGIGIYMSTKRNYRRREEHGSARWGGAAAVNKKYRDKVPHKNKILTRNVSIGLDGRKHRRNLNVMVVGGSGSGKTRFYAKPNVMQANTSFVILDPKGEILRDTGNLLKANGYEIKVLDLINMNLSHCYNPFEYLKDDKDVLKLVTNLIRNTTPKGSNTNDPFWERSETALLEALILYLLYEAPKDEQNFPMVMEMIAAAEVREDDETYQSPLDELFERLEMREPEQLAVKQYNIFKLAAGKTAKSILIGLGVRLEKFNLTTLAGITTVDEMELSSIGEKKTALFAVIPDNDSSFNFIVGMLYTQLFQSLMYIADYKHGGRLPVHVHFVMDEFANVALPDEFDKLLSTMRSREISVSIILQNLAQLKALFKDTWESIVGNCDEFLYLGGNEQSTHKYVSEFLGKETIDTNTYGMSKGRNGSYSTNYQLSGRELLTPDEVRMLDNRYSLLFIRGERAVMDEKYDILKHPNLKLTVDGGSEPYRHGNTENALDWKAVTLNEESDYELLSEEELEIVIQS; this comes from the coding sequence ATGAGGCGCGATGAAACCGCAAGGAGCAACCTGATACTCTTTGTGGTTTTTTTAATTCCAGTCGTATGGGCGGCATTATTAACCGCCCCTTCTCTTTCAGGAGGACTTCCCGAAATCCTTACCAATCTTACGTCGGCAATGAACAATCCATTTCATATCCAATGGGTAGAAGATACACCAAGGTGCATCCTGCTGTTTATCACTGCTTATGGTATGGGCATTGGGATTTATATGTCTACCAAACGTAATTACCGGCGGAGAGAGGAACACGGCAGTGCGCGTTGGGGCGGCGCTGCAGCTGTCAATAAAAAATACCGGGATAAAGTACCACATAAGAATAAAATCCTGACAAGGAATGTCAGCATAGGACTTGACGGAAGAAAACACAGGCGCAACTTAAATGTTATGGTGGTGGGAGGCTCCGGCTCAGGTAAGACCCGATTTTATGCTAAACCTAACGTCATGCAGGCCAATACCTCTTTTGTCATCCTTGACCCAAAGGGTGAAATCCTGAGGGATACAGGGAACCTGTTAAAAGCAAATGGCTACGAAATAAAGGTGCTGGATTTAATCAATATGAATCTGTCCCACTGTTACAATCCTTTTGAATATCTCAAAGATGACAAGGATGTATTAAAGCTTGTAACAAATTTAATCAGAAACACTACACCAAAAGGCAGCAACACCAACGACCCCTTTTGGGAGCGTTCCGAAACTGCACTACTTGAAGCGCTTATCCTCTATCTTCTTTATGAAGCTCCTAAAGATGAACAGAATTTCCCCATGGTCATGGAAATGATTGCTGCCGCTGAAGTTCGGGAGGATGACGAAACTTATCAAAGCCCACTTGACGAACTGTTTGAGCGATTGGAAATGCGGGAACCGGAGCAGCTGGCTGTCAAACAGTACAACATTTTTAAACTTGCCGCAGGCAAAACCGCCAAATCCATTCTAATCGGTTTGGGTGTCCGCTTAGAAAAGTTTAACCTGACTACACTTGCAGGAATCACAACAGTGGACGAAATGGAGCTCTCATCTATCGGAGAGAAAAAGACGGCACTCTTCGCTGTAATACCCGATAACGACAGCAGTTTCAACTTTATAGTCGGTATGCTCTATACTCAGCTTTTTCAAAGCCTTATGTACATAGCTGATTATAAACATGGAGGGCGGTTGCCTGTCCACGTCCATTTTGTTATGGATGAGTTTGCGAATGTTGCCTTACCGGATGAATTTGATAAGTTGCTGTCTACTATGCGATCAAGGGAAATATCGGTATCCATCATACTGCAAAACCTGGCACAGCTAAAAGCCTTGTTCAAGGATACCTGGGAATCCATTGTGGGCAACTGTGACGAGTTTTTGTATCTGGGCGGTAACGAGCAATCCACTCACAAGTATGTGTCTGAGTTTTTGGGTAAAGAAACCATTGACACCAATACCTACGGGATGAGCAAAGGCAGAAACGGAAGCTACTCTACCAATTACCAGCTGTCGGGAAGAGAGCTTCTGACTCCCGATGAAGTACGGATGTTGGATAATCGTTACTCCCTTTTGTTCATTCGGGGTGAGCGGGCAGTAATGGATGAAAAATACGACATTTTAAAGCACCCAAATTTAAAGCTGACAGTTGACGGCGGCAGTGAACCCTATCGGCATGGTAATACTGAAAACGCTCTGGACTGGAAAGCTGTGACATTAAACGAGGAAAGTGATTACGAGCTTCTCTCTGAGGAAGAACTCGAAATAGTTATTCAATCTTAG
- a CDS encoding ArdC-like ssDNA-binding domain-containing protein, with amino-acid sequence MGSFDDLFHYGNEQPVSRNSKSFDKEAWKKQKQEQREMVYSMIENTAEDVARDGVKFQSYLDVQSRFDHYSVANTLLILSQKPDATRIADFDTWKEQGAYIRKKETGFYILEPGDEYRRDDGTVGISYNLKKMFDISQTGNSRKRETSTYPDDRTRIKALMDHAPVPICISDTLPEGTNALYQPDTREIQIRKGMDAGSIFRALSQELAHAEMDTGDGRYRRSDHTFHAYCVSYILCKQYGVDTSGYSFDRTPQVLEGMSAKEIRAELSAIRETAGDFWQDETDDCAVSAAKTAGAGTLGGIAYERRKGAYP; translated from the coding sequence ATGGGAAGTTTTGATGATCTTTTCCATTATGGAAATGAACAGCCTGTATCCCGGAATAGCAAGTCCTTTGACAAAGAAGCATGGAAAAAACAGAAACAGGAACAGCGGGAAATGGTATATTCCATGATCGAAAATACAGCGGAAGATGTGGCACGGGATGGTGTGAAATTTCAAAGCTACCTGGATGTGCAAAGCCGTTTTGACCACTATAGCGTGGCTAACACTCTTTTAATTCTTTCACAAAAGCCTGATGCTACCCGCATTGCGGATTTTGACACATGGAAGGAACAAGGTGCTTACATTCGCAAGAAGGAAACCGGTTTTTACATTTTAGAGCCCGGTGATGAATATCGGCGTGACGATGGTACTGTCGGTATCAGCTATAACCTGAAGAAGATGTTTGACATTTCACAGACTGGAAACAGCCGCAAACGGGAAACATCTACCTATCCCGACGACCGCACCCGCATCAAGGCGTTAATGGATCATGCACCTGTGCCCATTTGTATCAGTGATACACTACCGGAAGGTACAAATGCCCTGTACCAGCCGGATACACGTGAAATCCAGATCAGAAAAGGCATGGATGCGGGCAGTATTTTCCGAGCCCTTTCCCAGGAACTTGCTCATGCAGAAATGGATACCGGTGATGGCAGGTACCGACGTTCAGATCACACCTTCCACGCTTATTGCGTTTCCTATATACTCTGCAAACAATACGGAGTGGATACGAGCGGTTACAGCTTTGATCGTACTCCCCAGGTGCTGGAGGGAATGAGTGCGAAAGAAATTCGAGCCGAGCTCTCGGCAATAAGGGAAACTGCAGGAGATTTCTGGCAGGATGAAACGGATGATTGCGCAGTATCGGCAGCAAAAACGGCAGGAGCCGGAACATTAGGAGGAATAGCCTATGAAAGAAGAAAGGGTGCTTACCCTTGA
- a CDS encoding PcfB family protein, protein MNSGADAADQIVNMSLKGIEVMAKISGEGAKNLATYLYAVLKDQKRTKGKIRLESLLRSGKELKVFAVRNVDLKKFCQEAKRYGVLYCALRDKKSLDGMCDIMVRAEDASKINRIVERFKLATVDTASIKNEIEKSKAAKESQKAPAVKETPAEKSTDAFIDELMAKPDQVEPVIESADNPNPTTATTEKSRPSEPILDHEGKAAEGIIEPAKKSVREELKEIKAARKEQAEPKRESTKEQPQAAKQNARANKPQPKPNKPKSKAR, encoded by the coding sequence ATGAACAGCGGAGCCGACGCAGCGGATCAAATCGTCAATATGAGTCTTAAAGGAATCGAGGTAATGGCGAAAATTTCCGGTGAAGGTGCAAAAAACCTTGCCACCTATTTGTATGCTGTATTGAAAGACCAGAAAAGGACAAAGGGTAAAATCCGCCTGGAAAGCTTATTACGCAGTGGCAAAGAATTAAAAGTCTTTGCTGTACGCAATGTGGACTTGAAAAAGTTTTGTCAGGAGGCTAAGCGCTATGGTGTTCTTTATTGTGCCTTGCGGGATAAAAAAAGTTTGGACGGTATGTGTGACATCATGGTGCGGGCAGAAGATGCATCAAAAATCAACCGTATTGTAGAGCGCTTCAAGCTGGCTACCGTAGATACAGCAAGTATCAAAAATGAAATTGAGAAAAGCAAGGCGGCCAAAGAATCACAAAAAGCACCGGCAGTAAAAGAAACACCTGCCGAAAAAAGTACGGATGCTTTTATCGACGAGCTTATGGCAAAGCCAGACCAGGTAGAACCGGTTATTGAATCAGCCGACAACCCAAACCCCACAACGGCGACGACGGAGAAATCCCGTCCGTCCGAGCCTATCTTAGATCACGAAGGGAAAGCCGCCGAGGGTATTATTGAGCCGGCGAAAAAATCAGTACGCGAAGAACTGAAAGAAATCAAAGCCGCTCGAAAGGAACAGGCGGAGCCTAAACGTGAATCAACAAAAGAACAGCCGCAGGCAGCAAAGCAAAATGCCAGGGCAAATAAGCCGCAACCCAAACCAAATAAACCGAAATCGAAAGCGAGGTAA
- a CDS encoding relaxase/mobilization nuclease domain-containing protein, with protein sequence MATTAIWDVTDRLDRVIDYTTNPDKTENLDFNSSDFRGLQEVLKYTVKDAKTEKQFYVTGINCYPETACTQMSKTKLQFQKTGGILAFHGYQSFAPGEATPETAHAIGVKMAQELWGDRFEVVVSTHLDKNHLHNHFVLNSVSFKDGKRYYDNKTTYSLMRQTSDRLCREYSLSVIENPQRGKSRHYAEWKAEQESKPTWRGFIREDVDKAIDISMTFTQFIANLRKQGYEVKTGVKYMAVRPQGKERFVRLKTLGEDYTEEVIKERILHNRTPKRPQILPEPKRKRYTIRGGMKLKNKRKLSGLQALYFHYLYKMGILPKQRVSKKRTHFLLREDLRYMEELTAQTRFLCSNHIESKEQLLDFQNGLNQEISTLLDSRKSLYHRLRRCKDESQKTEYKEQIAELSKKLSLLRREVKLCEGILSRSEDMKQKLLQVRQEKTHHRKEEKEYEQRSRRSGSNRQYES encoded by the coding sequence ATGGCGACCACAGCGATATGGGATGTTACAGACCGCCTTGACCGGGTAATTGACTATACCACAAATCCGGATAAAACAGAGAACCTTGATTTTAATAGTTCTGACTTTCGAGGCCTTCAGGAGGTTCTAAAATATACTGTAAAGGATGCAAAGACTGAGAAACAGTTTTATGTTACCGGTATCAACTGTTATCCTGAAACTGCCTGTACGCAGATGTCCAAGACTAAACTACAATTCCAGAAAACGGGCGGCATTCTTGCCTTCCACGGTTATCAGTCATTCGCGCCTGGGGAAGCTACTCCCGAAACTGCTCATGCTATTGGTGTAAAAATGGCACAAGAGTTATGGGGTGACCGTTTTGAAGTGGTTGTTTCCACCCATCTTGATAAAAATCATCTCCATAATCATTTTGTGCTTAATTCTGTTTCCTTTAAAGATGGCAAACGGTATTACGATAATAAGACTACCTACTCCCTTATGCGACAAACTTCTGACCGGTTGTGCCGGGAATACTCCCTGTCTGTTATTGAAAACCCGCAGCGGGGCAAATCTAGGCACTATGCTGAATGGAAGGCTGAACAGGAAAGTAAACCTACCTGGCGTGGCTTTATTCGTGAAGATGTAGACAAGGCGATTGATATATCTATGACTTTTACACAGTTTATTGCTAACCTTCGCAAACAGGGATATGAGGTAAAAACCGGTGTGAAATACATGGCAGTGCGTCCGCAGGGAAAGGAACGCTTTGTTCGATTAAAAACTCTGGGCGAGGATTATACTGAGGAAGTTATTAAGGAAAGGATACTCCATAACCGCACGCCGAAAAGGCCACAAATCCTGCCTGAACCAAAACGAAAACGATATACCATACGAGGTGGTATGAAACTAAAAAATAAAAGAAAACTCTCAGGATTGCAAGCTCTCTATTTTCACTATCTTTACAAAATGGGTATCCTACCGAAACAACGTGTGTCCAAGAAACGGACGCATTTTTTATTACGCGAGGATCTCCGGTACATGGAGGAACTAACTGCTCAAACAAGGTTTTTATGTAGCAATCACATTGAAAGCAAAGAGCAGCTTCTTGACTTTCAGAATGGACTTAACCAGGAAATATCAACCTTATTAGATTCTCGTAAATCTCTCTACCATCGACTACGGCGGTGTAAAGATGAATCGCAGAAAACAGAGTACAAAGAACAGATTGCAGAGCTTTCAAAGAAGTTGTCACTGCTTCGAAGGGAGGTGAAGCTTTGTGAGGGTATTCTAAGCCGCTCTGAGGATATGAAACAAAAATTGCTTCAGGTTAGACAGGAGAAAACTCATCATAGAAAGGAGGAAAAGGAATATGAACAGCGGAGCCGACGCAGCGGATCAAATCGTCAATATGAGTCTTAA
- a CDS encoding plasmid mobilization protein, protein MRKRSIRVQVWLNKEEKAKLEASAKKAGLSQETYLRALINGYVPKELPPPDYYAVMKELHAIGSNLNQIAARANAIGHIDRTTFQYEANRLRKAVLDIQTAVTSPERRVENGQND, encoded by the coding sequence TTGAGAAAACGTAGTATTCGTGTTCAAGTGTGGCTGAACAAAGAAGAAAAGGCGAAGCTGGAAGCCAGCGCAAAGAAAGCAGGACTATCACAGGAAACCTATTTGCGTGCACTTATCAACGGTTATGTACCAAAGGAACTTCCGCCTCCCGATTATTACGCTGTAATGAAAGAGCTTCACGCTATTGGCAGCAACTTAAACCAGATTGCTGCAAGGGCAAATGCTATAGGGCATATTGACCGCACAACATTTCAGTATGAAGCCAACAGGCTCCGAAAAGCCGTGCTGGATATACAGACGGCAGTTACTTCGCCGGAAAGGAGAGTTGAAAATGGACAGAATGATTGA